The Brasilonema sennae CENA114 genome includes a region encoding these proteins:
- a CDS encoding DUF29 domain-containing protein, which produces MNEAYLTDFNSWIDQTAQFLRERRWHEIDVEHLIQEVEELGKSERRGIASQLTRLLLHLLKWQYQPQRRSDSWLDSITDARTQIELAIEDSPSLKNYPTEQLEQSYQRARHQAAKQTNIQISVFPKECPYPVEFVLDEDWLPEESQ; this is translated from the coding sequence ATGAACGAAGCGTATTTGACAGATTTCAATTCATGGATTGACCAGACAGCCCAATTCTTGCGGGAGCGTCGGTGGCATGAAATTGACGTAGAGCATCTGATTCAAGAGGTCGAAGAGTTGGGTAAGAGTGAGCGGCGCGGGATTGCTAGTCAACTAACTCGCCTTCTACTACATTTGCTCAAGTGGCAATATCAACCTCAGCGTCGCTCGGATAGCTGGCTAGATTCTATCACTGATGCACGCACTCAAATTGAATTAGCCATTGAAGATAGTCCTAGTCTTAAAAACTATCCTACAGAGCAACTTGAACAGAGTTACCAACGTGCACGCCACCAAGCAGCGAAGCAAACTAATATACAGATTTCAGTGTTTCCAAAAGAGTGTCCATATCCTGTAGAGTTCGTATTAGATGAAGATTGGCTGCCAGAAGAGAGTCAGTGA
- a CDS encoding acyl-CoA desaturase produces MTINSAAAVGKQPLTLSWTNVAFFGTIHALAMLAPWCFSWSALGVMIFLHWLFGSIGICLGYHRLLTHRSLSVPKWLEYAIATLGALAMQGGPIFWVAGHRLHHAYTEDLDKDPYSAKRGFWWSHMLWIFYPRPEFFEHEHYKRFAAELERDPYYRWLNRYFLLLQIPVGVLLYVLGGWSFVIYGVFVRAVLLWHTTWFINSATHLRGYRRFQLKDNSRNLWWAALLTYGEGWHNNHHAHPNVAKAGYQWWEVDMTWWAIKTLQTLGLAKKVVMPPTPKPEV; encoded by the coding sequence ATGACTATCAACTCAGCTGCGGCAGTTGGTAAGCAGCCGCTTACTCTGAGCTGGACCAACGTGGCATTTTTCGGTACAATTCATGCCTTGGCAATGCTCGCTCCCTGGTGTTTTTCTTGGTCTGCTTTGGGAGTCATGATATTCTTGCATTGGTTGTTTGGCAGCATTGGTATCTGTTTAGGGTATCACCGACTTTTGACTCACCGAAGTTTATCTGTGCCGAAGTGGTTGGAATATGCGATCGCCACCTTGGGAGCACTCGCCATGCAAGGAGGACCAATCTTTTGGGTTGCTGGACATCGGCTGCATCATGCGTATACAGAAGATCTAGATAAAGATCCCTACTCTGCCAAGCGTGGTTTTTGGTGGAGTCATATGCTTTGGATTTTTTACCCACGTCCAGAGTTTTTTGAACACGAACATTACAAACGATTTGCTGCGGAATTAGAGCGCGATCCATACTATCGTTGGCTAAATCGCTACTTCTTACTGCTCCAAATTCCTGTTGGTGTCCTACTGTATGTTTTGGGTGGATGGTCTTTTGTGATCTATGGAGTCTTTGTGCGAGCAGTATTGCTTTGGCATACCACTTGGTTCATCAACTCTGCAACTCACTTGCGCGGTTATCGTCGTTTCCAGTTGAAGGACAACTCTCGTAATCTTTGGTGGGCAGCACTTTTAACTTATGGAGAAGGTTGGCATAATAATCACCATGCTCACCCAAATGTTGCAAAAGCTGGATACCAGTGGTGGGAAGTGGATATGACTTGGTGGGCAATTAAGACATTGCAAACTCTGGGATTAGCGAAAAAAGTAGTCATGCCTCCAACACCAAAACCAGAAGTTTGA
- a CDS encoding TetR family transcriptional regulator, whose translation MSGEIISTRQRLINAAMELFAAQGITETTTKAVAELAKVNEVTLFRQFGNKHGLVLAVISESPVFKELGQSLTTQASQTNSVYQALKDYCENRLTALEQVPELVRSLVGEAGKYPVENRQALGKSLTQANDYVAEYFATVMERDQLHIQLSPQKLASLLNSMLLGYAVIEFTSEFHELWHDRDEFLETLVALFLKVATQSSNQVNSEFIPTENVIDLPASLVHLVLQRGKKSGLRDYALIYVLFGAGLSPEEIVNLERSHQIQDSNQYLLQITQGATRQVPVNQWIMGKRYGSYTRNPLTQWLKSRKDDHSAFFLNDDGIPITEPEIQQRWRILTEELLTPEGQQPVIEQAQQTWCVEMLMKGMNLEDMSIITGWNRAKLQAYARRAREKSALEQAIRLDQKPQ comes from the coding sequence ATGTCTGGGGAAATCATTTCAACGCGACAAAGGCTGATTAATGCAGCAATGGAGTTGTTTGCAGCTCAAGGAATTACCGAAACGACAACCAAGGCAGTCGCAGAATTAGCAAAAGTTAATGAAGTGACGCTATTCCGGCAATTTGGCAATAAGCACGGATTGGTTCTGGCGGTCATTTCCGAATCGCCAGTGTTTAAAGAACTCGGTCAATCCTTAACAACACAAGCAAGTCAAACAAACAGTGTTTACCAAGCTCTCAAAGACTACTGCGAAAACCGCTTAACGGCTTTAGAACAAGTTCCAGAATTGGTACGTTCTCTGGTAGGTGAGGCGGGAAAATACCCAGTAGAAAATCGTCAGGCACTGGGAAAAAGCTTAACTCAAGCAAATGACTATGTTGCTGAATATTTTGCAACAGTGATGGAACGCGACCAATTACATATACAATTATCACCTCAAAAGCTAGCAAGTTTACTCAATAGTATGTTGTTGGGGTATGCCGTCATTGAGTTTACCAGTGAATTTCATGAACTTTGGCATGACAGAGATGAGTTTTTAGAAACTTTGGTGGCACTGTTTTTAAAGGTCGCCACACAATCCTCAAATCAAGTTAATAGTGAGTTTATTCCGACAGAAAACGTTATAGATTTACCAGCGAGTTTAGTCCACTTGGTTTTGCAAAGAGGCAAAAAATCAGGACTGCGAGATTATGCTCTTATATACGTTTTGTTTGGCGCAGGCTTATCTCCAGAAGAAATTGTGAATTTAGAGCGTTCCCATCAAATCCAAGATTCCAACCAGTACTTATTGCAAATCACTCAGGGCGCTACTCGACAAGTTCCTGTGAATCAGTGGATTATGGGTAAACGATATGGATCGTATACTCGCAATCCCTTAACTCAGTGGCTCAAAAGTCGTAAAGATGACCACTCTGCATTCTTTCTCAATGATGATGGAATACCAATCACAGAGCCAGAAATACAACAGCGCTGGCGAATATTAACTGAGGAATTATTAACACCAGAAGGGCAACAGCCAGTTATTGAGCAAGCTCAACAGACATGGTGTGTAGAAATGTTGATGAAGGGAATGAACTTGGAAGATATGAGTATCATTACAGGGTGGAATCGTGCAAAATTACAGGCCTATGCTCGTAGAGCCAGAGAAAAATCAGCTTTAGAGCAAGCGATTCGCCTCGATCAGAAGCCTCAGTAG
- a CDS encoding type II toxin-antitoxin system VapC family toxin produces MRGTEHNSSSRLKPSGWASLFVNTQSYYSQADQCFRLALQQQKKIVTTNYVVAELVALLNSPLRIPRLQVFEIVDAIKTVPYVEIIHINNVIDTSAWELCKSRPDKAWSLVDCTSFVVMQQLGIQQALTTDQHFEQAGFIRLLK; encoded by the coding sequence CTGAGAGGGACGGAGCATAATAGCTCCTCTCGACTCAAACCATCTGGTTGGGCAAGTCTTTTTGTTAATACTCAATCCTATTATTCACAAGCAGATCAGTGTTTTCGTTTAGCTCTTCAACAGCAGAAAAAGATTGTTACGACAAATTATGTAGTTGCTGAATTGGTAGCATTGTTAAACAGCCCGCTTCGGATTCCTCGTTTACAGGTCTTTGAAATTGTTGATGCTATCAAGACTGTGCCATATGTTGAAATTATTCACATTAATAACGTAATTGATACTTCAGCTTGGGAACTTTGCAAAAGTAGACCAGACAAAGCTTGGTCATTAGTTGACTGCACATCTTTCGTTGTGATGCAACAATTAGGCATTCAGCAGGCTTTGACAACCGACCAACATTTTGAGCAAGCAGGCTTTATTCGTTTACTGAAGTAG
- the hpsU gene encoding hormogonium polysaccharide biosynthesis acetyltransferase HpsU translates to MTSEEPFVDLRKYNQSWFDRGRAGWYILLWWFVQAIAFPLTPHPLNSLRCALLRLFGARVGKGVIIRPTARFTYPWKITIGDYSWIGDDVVLYSLDDINIGEHCVISQKSYLCTGSHDITDPAFGLKTASIIIGNGVWIAADCFVGLGVKIGANAVIGARSNVFSDIPSEQVSWGTPCTPRYLRKRESIS, encoded by the coding sequence ATGACTAGTGAAGAACCTTTTGTAGATTTACGTAAATATAACCAATCCTGGTTTGACCGAGGACGGGCAGGTTGGTATATTTTGTTATGGTGGTTTGTACAGGCGATCGCCTTCCCCCTAACCCCCCACCCGCTCAATAGTCTACGTTGCGCGTTGCTGCGGCTGTTTGGCGCTCGTGTTGGCAAAGGCGTAATCATTAGACCTACAGCTCGCTTTACTTACCCTTGGAAAATTACAATTGGGGACTACAGTTGGATAGGAGATGACGTAGTTCTCTACAGCCTTGACGATATCAACATTGGTGAGCACTGCGTCATTTCTCAAAAAAGTTACCTGTGTACTGGTAGCCATGATATAACAGATCCAGCTTTTGGATTGAAAACAGCGAGTATCATCATCGGTAATGGAGTATGGATAGCCGCTGATTGCTTCGTTGGACTAGGAGTAAAAATTGGGGCTAATGCTGTGATTGGCGCTCGTAGTAATGTTTTTAGTGACATACCTTCTGAGCAAGTTAGCTGGGGAACCCCTTGTACTCCTCGCTATTTAAGAAAGCGGGAGTCAATAAGTTAA